A section of the Salmo trutta chromosome 4, fSalTru1.1, whole genome shotgun sequence genome encodes:
- the LOC115192634 gene encoding SWI/SNF-related matrix-associated actin-dependent regulator of chromatin subfamily E member 1-related isoform X1 yields MGGVKQEQNDGPPPRGTQSSDAVQEEPVKKRGWPKGKKRKKVLPNGPKAPVTGYVRFLNERREQIRAKHPDLPFPEITKRLGAEWSRLAPHDKQRFLDEAEREKLQYARELREYQQSEAYQITSAKIQDKKVKREESPSVIINANSSGSAALKGSDHLSNRFDVPIFTEEFLDQNKAREAELRRLRKANVEFEEQNAVLQKHISDMYSAKERLEAELGQDELRTQALHRHLLAIKHTLVSSLSTVALPGTGETPSLGTLDSYLSRLSGTLESNPHEHRALLAQLHDVLSHLDSEKL; encoded by the exons ATGGGAGGTGTGAAGCAGGAGCAAAATGATGGACCTCCACCAAGAGGCACGCAGTCCTCTGATGCAGTACAAGAAGAG CCTGTGAAGAAGAGAGGTTGGCCTAAGGGTAAGAAGAGAAAGAAGGTGTTGCCCAATGGTCCCAAGGCACCAGTGACAGGATATGTGCGTTTCCTGAATGAACGGCGGGAGCAGATCCGTGCCAAGCACCCCGACCTGCCCTTTCCGGAAATCACCAAGAGGCTGGGCGCAGAGTGGAGCCGCTTAGCACCTCATGACAAACAG CGTTTCCTGGATGAGGCAGAGCGAGAGAAGCTGCAGTATGCCCGGGAGCTGAGAGAATACCAACAGAGTGAGGCCTATCAGATCACAAGTGCCAAGATCCAGGACAAGAAGGTCAAGAGAG AAGAGTCTCCATCTGTTATTATCAATGCTAACAGTTCTGGATCAGCTGCTCTGAAG GGTTCAGATCATCTGTCCAACAGATTTGATGTTCCAATATTTACAGAGGAATTCCTGGACCAGAACAAGG CCCGGGAAGCGGAGCTGCGCCGTTTACGCAAAGCAAATGTGGAGTTTGAGGAGCAGAACGCAGTGTTGCAgaagcacatttcagacatgtaCAGCGCTAAAGAGAGACTGGAAGCTGAACTGGGGCAGGATGAGCTCCGGACGCAGGCTCTGCACAGGCACCTGCTGGCCATCAAACACACCCTCGTCAGCAGCCTGTCCACTGTGGCCCTACCAG GCACAGGTGAGACCCCCTCTCTTGGTACCCTGGACTCTTACCTGAGTCGCCTGAGTGGTACTCTGGAGAGCAATCCTCATGAGCACCGTGCCTTGCTGGCTCAGCTTCACGATGTCCTTTCTCACCTTGACAG TGAGAAACTATGA
- the LOC115192634 gene encoding SWI/SNF-related matrix-associated actin-dependent regulator of chromatin subfamily E member 1-related isoform X2, producing MGGVKQEQNDGPPPRGTQSSDAVQEEPVKKRGWPKGKKRKKVLPNGPKAPVTGYVRFLNERREQIRAKHPDLPFPEITKRLGAEWSRLAPHDKQRFLDEAEREKLQYARELREYQQSEAYQITSAKIQDKKVKRESPSVIINANSSGSAALKGSDHLSNRFDVPIFTEEFLDQNKAREAELRRLRKANVEFEEQNAVLQKHISDMYSAKERLEAELGQDELRTQALHRHLLAIKHTLVSSLSTVALPGTGETPSLGTLDSYLSRLSGTLESNPHEHRALLAQLHDVLSHLDSEKL from the exons ATGGGAGGTGTGAAGCAGGAGCAAAATGATGGACCTCCACCAAGAGGCACGCAGTCCTCTGATGCAGTACAAGAAGAG CCTGTGAAGAAGAGAGGTTGGCCTAAGGGTAAGAAGAGAAAGAAGGTGTTGCCCAATGGTCCCAAGGCACCAGTGACAGGATATGTGCGTTTCCTGAATGAACGGCGGGAGCAGATCCGTGCCAAGCACCCCGACCTGCCCTTTCCGGAAATCACCAAGAGGCTGGGCGCAGAGTGGAGCCGCTTAGCACCTCATGACAAACAG CGTTTCCTGGATGAGGCAGAGCGAGAGAAGCTGCAGTATGCCCGGGAGCTGAGAGAATACCAACAGAGTGAGGCCTATCAGATCACAAGTGCCAAGATCCAGGACAAGAAGGTCAAGAGAG AGTCTCCATCTGTTATTATCAATGCTAACAGTTCTGGATCAGCTGCTCTGAAG GGTTCAGATCATCTGTCCAACAGATTTGATGTTCCAATATTTACAGAGGAATTCCTGGACCAGAACAAGG CCCGGGAAGCGGAGCTGCGCCGTTTACGCAAAGCAAATGTGGAGTTTGAGGAGCAGAACGCAGTGTTGCAgaagcacatttcagacatgtaCAGCGCTAAAGAGAGACTGGAAGCTGAACTGGGGCAGGATGAGCTCCGGACGCAGGCTCTGCACAGGCACCTGCTGGCCATCAAACACACCCTCGTCAGCAGCCTGTCCACTGTGGCCCTACCAG GCACAGGTGAGACCCCCTCTCTTGGTACCCTGGACTCTTACCTGAGTCGCCTGAGTGGTACTCTGGAGAGCAATCCTCATGAGCACCGTGCCTTGCTGGCTCAGCTTCACGATGTCCTTTCTCACCTTGACAG TGAGAAACTATGA
- the LOC115192635 gene encoding uncharacterized protein LOC115192635: MECCPLTSISRIGRQPCTGGRGKLLNEQQEQEICNMVMANNAITLRQIRAAILQDNAIFQNVNSISNSTIDRILKKHQMTMKHIYRVPFERNSDRVKELQYQYVHRIMALEGNETHHILVFVDEAGFNLAKGRRRGRNIIGHRATADVPGQRGGNITMCAAISENGVATHIPSLGPYNTQKLLIFLDRLHFDLIPENERGLVGPHLPQYVIVWDNVNFHRGPLIRAWFTTHPRMVMVFLPPYSPFLNPIEEYFSAWRWRVYEHRAQDQRSLLHAMDAACEDITGDQCRGCCDMHAVSSLVASQGRIYAVMWTRICGQTDSSV; the protein is encoded by the exons ATGGAGTGTTGTCCTTTGACTTCTATATCTAGGATTGGACGACAACCTTGCACGGGTGGCAGAGGAAAACTTCTCAATGAACAACAAGAACAAGAGATCTGTAACATGGTGATGGCAAATAATGCCATCACATTGAGACAGATCCGCGCTGCAATCCTACAAGACAATGCCATATTCCAAAATGTCAACTCTATAAGCAACTCCACAATAGACCGGATATTGAAGAAGCATCAGATGACAATGAAGCACATttacagggtaccatttgagaggaactctgataGAGTGAAAGAGCTGCAGTAccagtatgtacat AGAATAATGGCATTGGAAGGAAACGAGACCCATCACATCCTCGTGTTTGTGGATGAAGctggcttcaacctggccaagggcCGAAGACGTGGCCGTAATATTATTGGCCACCGGGCCACGGCGGATGTCCCAGGCCAGCGAGGGggcaatataactatgtgtgctgccataTCTGAGAATGGTGTGGCCACTCACATCCCCAGTCTTGGCCCATACAATACACAGAAGCTCCTCATCTTCTTGGACCGCCTTCATTTTGATTTGATCCCTGAAAATGAGAGAGGTCTCGTAGGGCCTCACCTACCACAATATgtcattgtatgggacaatgtgaaTTTCCACCGTGGCCCGCTCATCAGGGCCTGGTTCACTACTCATCCAAGGATGGTCATGGTGTTCCTACCACCTTACTCTCctttcctcaatcctattgaggagTATTTCTCCGCTTGGAGGTGGAGAGTGTATGAGCATCGGGCTCAAGATCAGAGGTCCCTGCTCCATGCAATGGACGCTGCGTGTGAGGATATTACAGGAGATCAGTGTAGGGGATGTTGCGACATGCACGCCGTTTCTTCCCTCGTTGCATCGCAAGGGAGAATATACGCTGTGATGTGGACGAGAAtctgtggccagacagacagcagcgtgTAG
- the LOC115192636 gene encoding elongation factor 2-like isoform X1 yields MVNFTVDQIRAIMDKKSNIRNMSVIAHVDHGKSTLTDSLVSKAGIIAGSRAGETRFTDTRKDEQERCITIKSTAISMYYELSENDMAFIKQCKDGVGFLINLIDSPGHVDFSSEVTAALRVTDGALVVVDCVSGVCVQTETVLRQAIAERIKPVLMMNKMDRALLELQLEPEDLFQTFQRIVENVNVIIATYGEDESGPMGAIMIDPVIGTVGFGSGLHGWAFTLKQFAEMYVMKFAAKGDAQLGPAERCKKVEDMMKKLWGERFFDPATGKFSKSANGPDGKKLPRTFSQLVLDPIFKVFDAIMNFKKEETAKLIEKLDIKLDNEDKEKEGKPLLKAVMRRWLPAGEALLQMITIHLPSPVTAQKYRCELLYEGPGDDEAAMGIKNCDPKAPLMMYISKMVPTTDKGRFYAFGRVFSGCVSSGQKVRIMGPNFTPGKKEDLYLKPIQRTILMMGRYIEPIEDVPCGNIVGLVGVDQYLVKTGTITTFEQAHNMRVMKFSVSPVVRVAVEAKNPADLPKLVEGLKRLAKSDPMVQCIIEESGEHIIAGAGELHLEICLKDLEEDHACIPLKKSDPVVSYRETVSEESDQMCLSKSPNKHNRLYMKARPFPDGLAEDIEKGDVSARQELKVRARFLADKYEWDVSEARKIWCFGPDGTGPNLLMDVTKGVQYLNEIKDSVVAGFQWAVKEGALCEENMRAVRFDVHDVTLHTDAIHRGGGQIIPTARRVLYACQLTAQPRLMEPVYLVEIQCPEQVVGGIYGVLNRKRGHVFEESQVMGTPMFIVKAYLPVNESFGFTADLRSNTGGQAFPQCVFDHWQILQGDPQDTSTKISQIVADTRKRKGLKEGIPALDNYLDKL; encoded by the exons gtGAACTTTACCGTAGACCAAATCCGTGCCATCATGGACAAGAAGTCCAACATCCGTAACATGTCTGTGATTGCGCACGTCGACCATGGTAAGTCCACCCTGACAGACTCGCTGGTGTCGAAGGCTGGTATCATCGCAGGATCCCGCGCCGGAGAGACCCGTTTCACCGACACACGAAAGGACGAGCAGGAGCGCTGCATTACCATCAAGTCTAC tGCCATCTCCATGTACTACGAACTCTCGGAGAACGATATGGCCTTCATCAAGCAGTGCAAAGATGGCGTTGGGTTTCTCATCAACCTGATTGACTCTCCAGGCCACGTTGACTTCTCCTCTGAGGTCACAGCCGCTCTCCGTGTCACTGATGGAGCCCTGGTTGTTGTGGACTGCGTGTCAG gtgtgtgtgtgcagacagagACCGTGCTGAGGCAGGCCATTGCTGAGCGTATCAAGCCCGTGCTGATGATGAACAAGATGGACcgtgccctgctggagctgcagCTGGAGCCAGAGGATTTGTTCCAGACCTTCCAGCGCATCGTGGAGAATGTCAACGTCATCATTGCCACTTACGGAGAAGATGAGAGTGGTCCTATGGGCGCTATCATG ATTGACCCAGTCATTGGAACTGTTGGCTTTGGGTCGGGACTCCACGGATGGGCCTTCACCTTGAAGCAGTTTGCTGAAATGTACGTGATGAAGTTTGCTGCCAAGGGTGATGCACAGCTAGGACCTGCAGAGCGCTGCAAGAAGGTGGAGGACATGATGAAGAAGCTGTGGGGTGAAAG GTTTTTCGACCCAGCCACTGGCAAGTTCAGCAAGTCTGCCAACGGACCTGATGGAAAGAAGCTCCCCCGTACCTTCTCTCAGCTCGTCCTAGACCCCATCTTCAAG GTGTTTGACGCCATCATGAACTTCAAGAAGGAGGAGACGGCCAAGTTGATAGAGAAGCTGGACATCAAGCTGGACAATGAGGACAAGGAGAAGGAGGGCAAGCCCCTGCTGAAGGCTGTGATGCGTCGCTGGCTGCCAGCCGGAGAGGCCCTGCTCCAGATGATCACCATCCACCTTCCCTCCCCCGTCACGGCCCAGAAGTACCGTTGTGAGCTGCTCTATGAAGGACCTGGTGACGATGAAGCTGCCATGG GTATCAAGAACTGCGACCCCAAGGCTCCCTTGATGATGTACATCTCCAAGATGGTGCCCACCACCGACAAGGGTCGCTTCTACGCCTTTGGCCGTGTCTTCTCCGGTTGCGTGTCTTCCGGCCAAAAGGTGCGCATTATGGGACCAAACTTCACCCCTGGAAAGAAAGAGGACCTCTACCTCAAACCAATTCAGAG GACCATTCTGATGATGGGACGTTACATTGAGCCCATCGAGGACGTGCCATGCGGCAACATTGTTGGTCTGGTTGGAGTGGACCAGTACCTGGTGAAGACCGGGACCATCACTACCTTCGAGCAGGCCCACAACATGAGGGTGATGAAGTTCAGCGTCAGTCCTGTGGTGAGAGTGGCTGTGGAGGCTAAGAACCCTGCTGACCTGCCTAAGCTGGTGGAGGGCCTGAAGCGTCTAGCCAAGTCTGACCCCATGGTGCAGTGTATCATCGAGGAGTCTGGAGAGCACATTATCGCTGGAGCCGGTGAGCTGCATCTGGAGATCTGCCTCAAGGATCTGGAGGAGGACCATGCCTGCATTCCACTGAAG AAATCTGACCCGGTGGTTTCCTACAGGGAGACTGTGTCTGAGGAGTCTGACCAGATGTGCCTGTCCAAGTCCCCCAACAAACACAACCGTCTGTACATGAAAGCCCGTCCCTTCCCCGACGGCCTGGCTGAGGACATCGAGAAGGGTGACGTCAGCGCCAGACAGGAACTCAAGGTCCGTGCCCGTTTCCTGGCCGACAAGTACGAGTGGGATGTGTCTGAGGCCCGTAAGATCTGGTGCTTCGGCCCCGACGGTACCGGCCCCAACCTGCTGATGGACGTGACCAAGGGAGTCCAGTACCTGAACGAGATCAAGGACAGCGTGGTGGCTGGCTTCCAGTGGGCTGTCAAGGAG GGTGCCCTGTGCGAGGAGAATATGCGTGCTGTCCGCTTTGACGTCCACGATGTGACCCTCCACACGGATGCTATCCACCGTGGTGGTGGTCAGATCATTCCCACAGCCCGCAGAGTGCTGTATGCATGCCAGCTTACAGCCCAGCCAAGACTCATGGAGCCTGTCTACCTGGTGGAGATTCAG TGTCCTGAGCAGGTGGTGGGAGGCATCTACGGTGTGCTGAACAGGAAGCGCGGTCACGTGTTCGAGGAGTCCCAGGTCATGGGGACCCCCATGTTCATCGTCAAGGCTTACCTGCCTGTCAACGAGTCCTTCG GTTTCACAGCGGACCTGCGTTCCAACACCGGTGGCCAGGCCTTCCCCCAGTGTGTGTTTGACCACTGGCAGATCCTCCAGGGAGATCCCCAGGACACATCCACCAAGATCTCCCAGATTGTGGCTGACACACGTAAACGCAAGGGGCTCAAGGAGGGAATTCCTGCATTGGATAACTACCTGGACAAATTGTAA
- the LOC115192636 gene encoding elongation factor 2-like isoform X2 has product MMNKMDRALLELQLEPEDLFQTFQRIVENVNVIIATYGEDESGPMGAIMIDPVIGTVGFGSGLHGWAFTLKQFAEMYVMKFAAKGDAQLGPAERCKKVEDMMKKLWGERFFDPATGKFSKSANGPDGKKLPRTFSQLVLDPIFKVFDAIMNFKKEETAKLIEKLDIKLDNEDKEKEGKPLLKAVMRRWLPAGEALLQMITIHLPSPVTAQKYRCELLYEGPGDDEAAMGIKNCDPKAPLMMYISKMVPTTDKGRFYAFGRVFSGCVSSGQKVRIMGPNFTPGKKEDLYLKPIQRTILMMGRYIEPIEDVPCGNIVGLVGVDQYLVKTGTITTFEQAHNMRVMKFSVSPVVRVAVEAKNPADLPKLVEGLKRLAKSDPMVQCIIEESGEHIIAGAGELHLEICLKDLEEDHACIPLKKSDPVVSYRETVSEESDQMCLSKSPNKHNRLYMKARPFPDGLAEDIEKGDVSARQELKVRARFLADKYEWDVSEARKIWCFGPDGTGPNLLMDVTKGVQYLNEIKDSVVAGFQWAVKEGALCEENMRAVRFDVHDVTLHTDAIHRGGGQIIPTARRVLYACQLTAQPRLMEPVYLVEIQCPEQVVGGIYGVLNRKRGHVFEESQVMGTPMFIVKAYLPVNESFGFTADLRSNTGGQAFPQCVFDHWQILQGDPQDTSTKISQIVADTRKRKGLKEGIPALDNYLDKL; this is encoded by the exons ATGATGAACAAGATGGACcgtgccctgctggagctgcagCTGGAGCCAGAGGATTTGTTCCAGACCTTCCAGCGCATCGTGGAGAATGTCAACGTCATCATTGCCACTTACGGAGAAGATGAGAGTGGTCCTATGGGCGCTATCATG ATTGACCCAGTCATTGGAACTGTTGGCTTTGGGTCGGGACTCCACGGATGGGCCTTCACCTTGAAGCAGTTTGCTGAAATGTACGTGATGAAGTTTGCTGCCAAGGGTGATGCACAGCTAGGACCTGCAGAGCGCTGCAAGAAGGTGGAGGACATGATGAAGAAGCTGTGGGGTGAAAG GTTTTTCGACCCAGCCACTGGCAAGTTCAGCAAGTCTGCCAACGGACCTGATGGAAAGAAGCTCCCCCGTACCTTCTCTCAGCTCGTCCTAGACCCCATCTTCAAG GTGTTTGACGCCATCATGAACTTCAAGAAGGAGGAGACGGCCAAGTTGATAGAGAAGCTGGACATCAAGCTGGACAATGAGGACAAGGAGAAGGAGGGCAAGCCCCTGCTGAAGGCTGTGATGCGTCGCTGGCTGCCAGCCGGAGAGGCCCTGCTCCAGATGATCACCATCCACCTTCCCTCCCCCGTCACGGCCCAGAAGTACCGTTGTGAGCTGCTCTATGAAGGACCTGGTGACGATGAAGCTGCCATGG GTATCAAGAACTGCGACCCCAAGGCTCCCTTGATGATGTACATCTCCAAGATGGTGCCCACCACCGACAAGGGTCGCTTCTACGCCTTTGGCCGTGTCTTCTCCGGTTGCGTGTCTTCCGGCCAAAAGGTGCGCATTATGGGACCAAACTTCACCCCTGGAAAGAAAGAGGACCTCTACCTCAAACCAATTCAGAG GACCATTCTGATGATGGGACGTTACATTGAGCCCATCGAGGACGTGCCATGCGGCAACATTGTTGGTCTGGTTGGAGTGGACCAGTACCTGGTGAAGACCGGGACCATCACTACCTTCGAGCAGGCCCACAACATGAGGGTGATGAAGTTCAGCGTCAGTCCTGTGGTGAGAGTGGCTGTGGAGGCTAAGAACCCTGCTGACCTGCCTAAGCTGGTGGAGGGCCTGAAGCGTCTAGCCAAGTCTGACCCCATGGTGCAGTGTATCATCGAGGAGTCTGGAGAGCACATTATCGCTGGAGCCGGTGAGCTGCATCTGGAGATCTGCCTCAAGGATCTGGAGGAGGACCATGCCTGCATTCCACTGAAG AAATCTGACCCGGTGGTTTCCTACAGGGAGACTGTGTCTGAGGAGTCTGACCAGATGTGCCTGTCCAAGTCCCCCAACAAACACAACCGTCTGTACATGAAAGCCCGTCCCTTCCCCGACGGCCTGGCTGAGGACATCGAGAAGGGTGACGTCAGCGCCAGACAGGAACTCAAGGTCCGTGCCCGTTTCCTGGCCGACAAGTACGAGTGGGATGTGTCTGAGGCCCGTAAGATCTGGTGCTTCGGCCCCGACGGTACCGGCCCCAACCTGCTGATGGACGTGACCAAGGGAGTCCAGTACCTGAACGAGATCAAGGACAGCGTGGTGGCTGGCTTCCAGTGGGCTGTCAAGGAG GGTGCCCTGTGCGAGGAGAATATGCGTGCTGTCCGCTTTGACGTCCACGATGTGACCCTCCACACGGATGCTATCCACCGTGGTGGTGGTCAGATCATTCCCACAGCCCGCAGAGTGCTGTATGCATGCCAGCTTACAGCCCAGCCAAGACTCATGGAGCCTGTCTACCTGGTGGAGATTCAG TGTCCTGAGCAGGTGGTGGGAGGCATCTACGGTGTGCTGAACAGGAAGCGCGGTCACGTGTTCGAGGAGTCCCAGGTCATGGGGACCCCCATGTTCATCGTCAAGGCTTACCTGCCTGTCAACGAGTCCTTCG GTTTCACAGCGGACCTGCGTTCCAACACCGGTGGCCAGGCCTTCCCCCAGTGTGTGTTTGACCACTGGCAGATCCTCCAGGGAGATCCCCAGGACACATCCACCAAGATCTCCCAGATTGTGGCTGACACACGTAAACGCAAGGGGCTCAAGGAGGGAATTCCTGCATTGGATAACTACCTGGACAAATTGTAA